The Streptomyces sp. NBC_00286 nucleotide sequence CCTTGCGGGGAGCCCCGGATCAGCCGGGGGCCACGAATCCCGACTCGTACGCCGCGATCACCGCCTGGGTCCGGTCCCGCGCCCCCAACTTCGCCAGTACGGCGCTGACATGGGACTTCACCGTCTCGGTGCCGACCACCAGCCGCTCGGCGATCTCCGCGTTCGACAGGCCGCGGGTCATCAGCCGTAGTACCTCCGCCTCGCGCTCGGTCAGAGACGCCCGTTCCAGCACCGCCCGCGCCGTGGGATTCCCGCCACCACCGTCCCCGTACTCGGCGGCCAGTTGCCGCACCGACGCGGGGAACAGCAGAGACTCGCCCTCGGCGACCAGTCGCACCGCGTGTACGATCTCCGCGGGCCGCGCCCGCTTCAGCAGGAAACCGTCGGCGCCCGCGCGCAGCGCCTCGTACACGTACTCGTCGTTCTCGAAGGTTGTCACCACGACGATCTTCGGCGGCCGGTCGACGGTCCGCAGCACGGCCCGCGTGGCCTCGATGCCGTCCATGAGCGGCATCCGGACGTCCATCAGGACGACTTCGGGCCGCAGCTGGCGGACCAGCGGGATCACCGCGGCGCCGTCGGCGGCCTCCCCGACGACCTCGAGGTCGTGCTGCGCCTCCAGAACAGCGCGCAGACCGGCGCGTACGAGAGGTTCGTCATCGACGAGCAGAACGGTGACCGGCACCCGGTCAGCGTAGATCAGCGCAGCGGCAGTTCGACGTGCACCTGCCAGTCACCGTCGTCCGGGCCGGTTCGCGCAAGGCCGCCGAGCAGCGCGGCCCGCTCGCGTATGCCTCGCAGACCGCTGCCCCGACCGGGCCCGGCTATCTCCGCCGTCAGCGGATTGCGCACCTCCAGGGAGAGCGCCCGGGCCTCGACCCCGATACGGACCCGTACGGGCACGGACCCCGCATGCCGCAGCACATTGGTGAGCGACTCCTGGAGGATGCGATAGCCCTCCCGCGAGACCGGGCCGGGCACCTCCGTGAGCGGACCCGTCACCTCGGCGTCGACCTTCGCCCCGGAGGTGCGCGCCGACTCCAGCAGACGATCCGCCTCGGCGAGCGTCGGGCGGCTGCTCGCCGGCCGCTGAGACTCGCGCAGCACGCTCAGCACCCGCTCCAGGTCCTCCAGGGCGGCTCGCCCCGTGTCCTCGATGGCGCCCAGCGCCCGGTCGGTGAACTCTGGGTCGCCCGCCGCCCGCGCGGCACCCGCCTGCACCACGGCCACGGTCAACGCGTGG carries:
- a CDS encoding response regulator transcription factor, whose amino-acid sequence is MPVTVLLVDDEPLVRAGLRAVLEAQHDLEVVGEAADGAAVIPLVRQLRPEVVLMDVRMPLMDGIEATRAVLRTVDRPPKIVVVTTFENDEYVYEALRAGADGFLLKRARPAEIVHAVRLVAEGESLLFPASVRQLAAEYGDGGGGNPTARAVLERASLTEREAEVLRLMTRGLSNAEIAERLVVGTETVKSHVSAVLAKLGARDRTQAVIAAYESGFVAPG